A stretch of Babesia bigemina genome assembly Bbig001, chromosome : III DNA encodes these proteins:
- a CDS encoding U2 small nuclear ribonucleoprotein B', putative: protein MMLPLPMHPVPAPRPVPQRYIQRVDADPSIPPNNTIYVKNLNDRVKIKLMRVQLREVFGRFGKILDVVALTSFWRRGQAFIVFETVEAAQNALNDMQGFMFHGHAMQINFAREKSDIISKADGTFKPRPPGPKKPRAIKEREEMQRKIFEKLQSDYLAGTLEGMTQPGDPKLIQALQSAQARMHDLTRSQPAGAEVLGKPVSHITTSAGPKGLPNRTLFVEGLPEGVGVSEVNAVFGGSLGFVEARVIAARRVAFVDFDNEFNAGYCMQALQGHVMGNSTISISYAKR, encoded by the coding sequence ATGATGCTTCCTCTTCCCATGCACCCGGTGCCGGCACCGAGGCCGGTTCCGCAGCGATATATACAACGAGTGGATGCCGATCCGTCCATCCCACCCAACAACACAATTTATGTCAAGAATCTGAACGACCGTGTGAAGATTAAACTTATGAGAGTTCAGCTCCGCGAAGTGTTTGGTCGATTTGGGAAAATCCTCGATGTCGTAGCCCTGACGTCCTTCTGGCGCAGGGGGCAGGCGTTCATCGTGTTTGAGACCGTTGAAGCAGCACAGAATGCGTTGAATGACATGCAAGGCTTCATGTTCCACGGGCACGCTATGCAGATCAATTTCGCCAGAGAAAAGAGTGACATCATCAGCAAGGCAGATGGTACCTTCAAGCCCAGGCCTCCGGGCCCCAAGAAACCAAGAGCGATCAAGGAACGCGAGGAAATGCAAAGAAAGATATTCGAGAAGCTACAGAGTGATTATTTGGCTGGCACCTTGGAGGGGATGACGCAGCCAGGAGACCCCAAACTCATACAAGCCCTTCAGTCTGCTCAGGCCAGGATGCACGACCTAACACGATCGCAGCCCGCTGGTGCCGAAGTACTAGGCAAGCCAGTTTCTCACATTACTACCTCCGCCGGCCCCAAGGGGTTGCCAAATCGCACACTATTCGTGGAGGGATTGCCGGAAGGCGTTGGTGTGTCCGAAGTCAATGCCGTTTTTGGTGGCTCCCTTGGCTTTGTGGAGGCCAgggtcatcgctgccaggCGTGTGGCTTTTGTCGATTTCGACAACGAATTCAACGCCGGTTACTGCATGCAGGCGTTGCAGGGCCATGTCATGGGCAATTCTACCATAAGCATCAGTTACGCGAAGCGTTGA